The window CGGCCATTCCCGTCACGCACCGGGGTGTCTCCGGGGCGGTGACGTTCGCCACTGCATACCGAGGCGGCAGCGCGCCGGCCTGGGACTTCCTGGCGAAGGCCCAGACGTTGGTCCTCTACATGGCGGGCAGCCGGTTGGAGGAGACGGTGCGCGCGCTGGTCGGCGCGGGGCGTTCCGCGTCCACCCCGGCCGCCGTGGTGGAGGCGGGCACGTGGGCGCATCAACGGGTGGTGGAGGCTCCGCTGAGCCACATCGCCCAGGCGGCGACGCGTGACGCAATCGGCTCGCCGTCGCTGCTCATCGTGGGCGAGGTCGTCTCGCTGCGCGGGCGCCTGCCTTCGCTGGTAGCGCAAGGAACCTCGGAGCATGGACACGCGCCAGCGCGCGTGGCGGAGGGCGGTCATGAGTGAGCACACGTTCGCGCGGGCGTCCCACCTGTCGGAGCTGGAAGCGGAGAGCATCCACATCCTCCGGGAGACGGTGGCCGAGTTCGCCAACCCGGTGATGCTCTACAGCATCGGCAAGGACTCCCAGGTCCTGCTGCACCTGGCGCGCAAGGCCTTCCACCCCGCGCCCCTGCCCTTCCCGCTGCTCCACGTGGACACCACCTGGAAGTTCCGGGACATGTATGCGTTCCGGGACGCCTTCGTGGCGCGCCACGGACTGCGCCTCATCATCCACCGGAACCAGCGCGCGCTGGCCGAGGGCATCAACCCCTTCGACCACGGCAGCCAGAAGTACACCCATGCGATGAAGACGCAGGCGCTGCTGGAGGCGCTGGCGGCGCATGGCTTCGACGCGGCCTTCGGTGGCGCGCGGCGCGACGAGGAGAAGTCCCGCGCCAAGGAGCGGGTGTTCTCCTTCCGGGACCGGCACGGACAGTGGGACCCGCGCCGCCAGCGGCCGGAGCTGTGGAACCTCTTCAACGGCCGCGTCGACGCGGGCGAGAGCATGCGCGTCTTCCCGCTGTCCAACTGGACGGAGCTGGACGTGTGGCACTACGTGCTGCGCGAGCGCATCCCCGTGGTGCCGCTCTACTTCGCCGCGGAGCGTCCTGTCATTGACCGGGGCGGCACGCTGCTCATGGTGGATGACGAGCGCATGCGGCTTCGGCCCGGGGAGAAGCCCGAAATCCGGCGCGTGCGCTTCCGGACCCTGGGCTGCTACCCGCTCAGCGGCGCCATCGAATCCTCCGCCACCACGGTGGAGACCGTCATCCACGAGATGGTGAACGCCCGCCAGTCCGAGCGGCAGGGCCGACTCATCGACCACGACGAAGAGGGCTCCATGGAGCTCAAGAAGCGCGAGGGCTACTTCTAATGGACACCGGCTTGCAGCAACTGCTCGACCAGCATGCCTCCCGGGAGCTGCTCCGGCTCGTCGTGGTCGGCTCCGTGGATGACGGGAAGTCCACCCTCATCGGCAGGCTCCTCTACGAGTGCGACGGGCTCTTCGAGGACCAGATTTCCGCCGTGCGGAAGGCCAGCGCGAAGCGGACCGCCGCCGCCGTGTCCGTGCCCTCCGAGGTGCTGGTCCAAGGCCTGAAGGCCGCGGCCGGCGCGGACGGGGAGGAACTGGACTTCTCCCTCTTCACCGACGGCCTGCGCGCCGAGCGTGAGCAGGGCATCACCATCGACGTTGCCTACCGCTACCTCAGCACCGCGCGGCGCAAGGTCATCGTCGCGGACACGCCGGGCCACATCCAGTACACGCGCAACATGGCCACCGGCGCCTCCACGGCGGACGCGGCGGTCATCCTGGTGGACGCGCGACTGGGCGTGCTGCCGCAGACGCGCCGCCACGCGTACATCGCCTCGCTGCTGGGCATCCCCTACCTGGCCGTGGCGGTGAACAAGATGGACCTCACGGGCTTCGACCGCGGCGCCTTCGAGCGCATCGGCGCCGAGCTGGTGGACTTCGCCCACGCGCTCGGCTTCGAGGGCGTGCGGCTCTTCCCCATCAGCGCCAGTCGCGGGGACAACATCACCCGGCCCAGCGCCCGCACGCCCTGGCATGAAGGCGGCAGCCTGCTCGCATGGCTGGAGTCCCTGCCCCACCAGCGCCGGCAGGACGACGCGCCCTTCCGCTTCCCCGTTCAGTACGTGCTCCGACCCCACCAGGACTACCGAGGGCTGGCGGGACAGATTGCCTCCGGCACCGTCCGCGTCGGGGATGAAATCCAGGTCCATCCCTCCGGGCGGCGCACGCGCGTGGCGGGCATCGACACCTTCGACGGACCGCTGGAGGAGGCCGCGTCCCCCGCGTCCGTCACGCTGCGACTCGCGGACGAAGTGGACGCCAGCCGAGGCGACGTGCTGGCCCATGTGGACCAGCCGCCGCTGTCTCTCCACCAGCTCGACGCGATGCTCGTGTGGTTTGGAGAACAACCGCTGGACTGCTCGCGCCGCTACCTGGTGAAGCAGGCCTCGCGGACCGCGCCCGCGCACATCGAGCGGGTGCTGTGGCGCAAGGAACTGGCGGACCTGTCCGAGCAACCCGCCGAGTCCCTGTCGCTCAACGACATCGGCCGGGTGCGGGTGGTGTGCCGTCGGCCGCTGCTGACCGACCCGTACCGCGACAACCGCCGCACGGGCGCCTTCATCGTCATCGACGCGCTCACGCACGACACGGTGGCCGCGGGCATGGTCCTGGGTCCCGCGGAGGAGTCGACGAAGAGCGACGTGGCCTCCTCGCTCGTCACGCAGCCCGAGCGGCGGGGACGGCTGGGGCAGCCCGGTGCCATTGTCCTGCTACCCGCCACGCCGGACGCGGGCTCACGCGCATTCCAGTTGGAGCGCCGGCTGTTCGACCTGGGCTGGCACGTCACCACCACCCCCGGTGATGTGGAGGTCGCGCTGGCGCTCGCGGCGGCGGGATTGGTGGCCCTGGTCCACACCGACACGCCCCAGACACGCCGGGTCCTGCGGGCGGAGGCCCGCGATGCCGGCGCCGCGTGGCTGGAGCTGGAAGCCACTGAAGACCTGCAGCAACACCTCGACCGGATCATCTCCCTCCGGGAGGCCGCACGATGAGCGCATCCCCTGCCACCCATGCTCCCCCGTTCATCAACGCTCTGCTGGGTGAGAACAAGAGTGCCCTGCTGCTCAAGCTCGTGGAGGAGATGGACGCCTCCGCCCTGCACTGGCTGAGCGGCTACACGGCGGGACTGGCCGTCCGCGCCCCCCAGACCACCGTTGTCCCCGTGACGCCCGTACCCGTGGCCGCCCCCGCCGGTCACTTCACCATCATCTACGGGACGCAGACGGGTAACAGCCGCCTCCTGGCCGAGCGCCTCAAGCACCAGGTGGAGTCCGCCGGGCTCGCCACGCGGCTGTTCCGGGCCAGCGACTATCCGGTGCGGGAGCTGGCCAAGGAGAAGCTGCTCTGCGTGGTCATCAGCACCCAGGGAGATGGCGACCCGCCGGACGACGCACGCGGTTTCAGTGAGTTCATCCTCGGCAAGCGCGCGCCTCGCATGGAGGGGCTGCGCTACGCCGTGCTGGGGCTGGGAGACTCCAGCTACCCGCGCTTCTGCGAGGTGGGCCGGCGGCTCGACGCCCGCTTCGCGGAGTTGGGCGCCAGCCGGCTGTTGGAGCGTGCCGATTGCGATGTGGACTTCGAGCCCGTGGCCAAGGGTTGGCTCGACCAGGCCTACACCCTGGCGCGCGAAGCACTGACTCCGCAGGCGACGGTGACGGCCACGGTCGTGCCGCTGCGGGAGCCGCACGCCACGCCCGCGTTCACCAAGGAAGCGCCCTACACGGCGGAGGTGCTGCTCAATCAGCGCATCACTGCACGCGGCGCGCTCAAGGACGTGCGGCACCTGGAGCTGTCGCTCGCGGGCTCCGGGCTGGAATACGCCCCCGGCGACGCGCTGGGCGTGTGGCCCCACAATCCGCCGGAGCTGGTGGCGTCCTTCCTGTCCGAGCTGCGCCTCGACGGAGAAGCGGCGGTCACCCGAGAGGGCCGCACGCTCCCGCTGGCGCGCTGGCTGAGTGACGAGTTGGAAATCACCAGGCTCAACCGCCCCTTCCTGGAGCGACAAGCCACGCTGTCCGGCAGCGCGGCGCTGCACGAAGTGCTCGAACCGGGCCGCACCGAGGCCTTCCGCGCACTGCTGGCGGGGCATCAGGTCATCGACGTACTCCGCGCCCACAAGGCCACCTGGGACGCCACGGAGCTGGTCCAGTCCCTGCGCCGGCTGACGCCCCGGTTGTACTCGATTGCCTCCAGCCCCAAGCGCGTGGGTGAAGAGGCGCACCTCACGGTGGCGGTGGTGGACTACACGGTGTTCGACCTGCGGCACTTCGGCGCGGCGTCGTACCACCTGGCCACGCGCACGGCCGGCACCGACACGGTCCGCATCTTCATCGAGCCGAACGAACGCTTCCGGCTGCCGCAGGACGGCGACAAGGACGTGCTGATGATTGGCCCTGGCACCGGCGTGGCGCCCTTCCGGGCCTTCGTCCAGGAGCGCGCGGAGACCGGAGCGAAGGGCCGCAACTGGCTCTTCTTCGGTGAGCAACACTTCCGCACCCAGTTCCTCTACCAGACGGAGTGGCAGGAGGCCCTGAAGAAGCAGACGCTGCACCGGCTGTCACTCGCCTTCTCGCGGGACCGCGCTCAGAAGGTCTACGTGCAGCACCGGCTGCGTGAGTCCGGACGTGACGTCTACGAATGGCTCGAAGGAGGCGCCCACCTCTACGTGTGCGGCGACGCCCAGCGCATGGCCCCGGATGTCCACGAGGCACTGGTGGACGTCGTCTCCACCCACGGCGGCAAGAGCCGCGAGGACGCGCACGCCTGGCTCGAATCCCTGCGCGAGCAGCGGCGCTACCTGCGCGACGTCTACTGACCCATTCCGATTGCGAGCAACGACATGAGCCACCAGCCCAAGCCTCTCTCCGAAGTGGAGCACATCAAGACCCAGAGCCGCCTGCTCCGGGGAAGTCTGGCGGAGAGCCTGGAGGACCCGGTGACGGGCGGCCTCGCCACGCCGGACACCAACCTCATCAAGTTCCACGGCAGCTATCAGCAGGACGACCGCGACGTGCGCGAGGAGCGGCGTCAGCAGAAGCTGGAGCCCGACTACAGCTTCATGCTCCGCACCCGCCTGCCTGGAGGCGTGTGCACACCGGCCCAGTGGCTGGTGATGGACGCCCTGGCGCGCGAGCACGCCAACCACACGCTGCGCATCACCACGCGGCAGGCCTTTCAGTTACACGGCGTCATCAAGGATGACCTCCGGCCCACCATCGCCCGCATCAACGAAGCGATGATGGACACGCTGGCCGCCTGCGGCGACGTGAACCGCAACGTGCTGTGCAACCCCAATCCGGTGGACTCGCGCGTCCACGAGACGGTGTACCAGTGGGCGGTGCGCATCTCCGAGCACCTGCTGCCGAAGACGCGCGCCTACTACGAAGTCTGGCTGGGGAAGGAGAAGGTGGCCGGCGGTGAGGACGAGCCCATCTACGGCGCCACGTACCTGCCCCGGAAGTTCAAGGCCGCCGTGGCGGTGCCGCCCCTCAACGACGTGGATGTCTTCGCGCAGGACCTGGGCTTCATCGCCATCATCGAAGGCGACGCGCTCGTGGGCTTCAACGTCTCCGTGGGCGGCGGCATGGGCGCCACGCATGGTGACGCGGCCACCTATCCCCGGCTGGCGGACGTCGTCGGCTTCATCCCGCCGGAGCAGACGCTCGCCGTCGCCGAGGAGGTGGTGAAGATTCACCGCGACTTCGGGGACCGCACCAACCGCAAGCACGCGCGCCTGAAGTACGTCCTGGAGGAGCGCGGCGTTCCCTGGTTCACGGCAGAGCTGGAGAAGCGGCTCGGCTTCCCGCTCCAGCCAGCGCGCCCCTTCGCTTTCGAGCACAACGGAGACCGCTTCGGGTGGACAGAGGGCCATGACGGCCGGTGGCATCTGACGTTGCACCTGGACAGCGGCCGCGTGGCGGACCGGCCCGGCGCGCCGCACTTGACGGGCCTGCGGGAGATTGCGCGCATCCACACCGGGGACTTCCGGCTCACGGCGAACCAGAACCTCGTCATCGCAGGTGTGACGCCCGAGGCTCGCGACGCCATCGGCGCGCTGGTGACGGCGCACGCGCTGGACAGCTTCCGCAGCGCCAGCCCGGTGCGTCGCAACGCGCTGGCGTGCGTGGCGCTGCCGACGTGCGGGCTCGCCATGGCGGAGGCGGAGCGCTACCTGCCTACCTTCGTGGGACGGCTGGAGGACCGGCTGCGGGCGCATGGCCTGCAGGACGCCAACCTGCTGCTCCGCATCACCGGGTGCCCCAACGGCTGCGCGAGGCCGTACCTGGCGGAGGTGGGACTCGTGGGCAAGGCGCCGGGCCGCTACAACCTGCACCTGGGCGGAGATGCGCGAGGCCAGCGCCTCAGTCACCTCTACAGGGAGAACATCGACGAGGACGCCATCCTCGCCGCGCTGGAGCCATTGTTCGAAGGCTACGCACGCGAACGTCAGCCCGGTGAAGGCTTTGGCGACTTCGTGGTGCGCGCTGGCCACGTCCCCAGCCCAGCCGTTCAGCCTCGGCCGTCCTGAGCCAACGCGGACCACGCGCGTGTTCAATCACTCGCGCCCCGCACCGCGGTGAGGAGCAGGTCGTACTTGCCGCCCAGGAACGTACGGAAGCCGTGCTGGTGCAGATAGCGACGGTAGAAAGACAGGTCCTTCACCAGCAGCGACAGGTCGGGCTCGCGCAGGTTCCGCACCCGCGCGCCATAGACGACCTCACCATCCCGGAAGCGGGAATTCGGGAAGCCCAGCAGCAGCGCCGAGCGCGGCTCCAGGTGCTCCTGCACCAGCCTGCGCAGCAGGGCATGGTCATCCACGCCAGGGCTCTGCAGTGTGCCCACCGACACCACCAGGTGGAAGCGCCCCAGGTCCTCCGGCAGCGCGTTGAGGTCGGCGACGACGAAGCGGTGCCGCGCATCGGGGAAGCGGGCACGCGCCTCTTCGATGGCGCTGGCGCTGTGGTCCACCCCCACGAAGCGCACATCCGGGGCCTCCTCCAGCCACGAGAACGCCGCCAGCTCATCCCCGCGGTTGACACCCAGGTCGAGCACGCGGCCGGACTCCGGCAACCGGATGCGCCCAAGCGCTTCGAGCCACGGCAGCAAGAAGCCCGCGTCCTCCAGCTTGCGCAGGCGCGCGAACGCGGAGGCCGCGCCATAGCGTTCTTGCAGTGACACCGCTTCGTCCGCCTGGCCTCCCGCGTGCCAGGTCGCCTCGGGCCCCAGCCGCTCGAAGGTCAGCGCGATGTGCGTCGCATCCACCGCGCGGGGCGTGAGCAGCCGGCACGCGAGCCCCTCCGCCAGGTCGCACCAACTGCGCAGGGGCCGATGGAGCAGCGCGCCGGACGGGCCCACCCGCTCGCCGGGGTAGCAACCCCTGCCCAGGTCCGGGTCTGGCACCTCGATGGTGACGGGCCCCGCCCGGAGCGACGCCAGCAAGTGCCGATGGATGTGGACCAGGGACTCGGCATGGAAGCGGCGAGGGTGCACGGCAGACTCGGTGGGGCTCGACATGATGGCGCGGAGCCTAGCGCGGCACCTGTCCTGTTCCATGGCTTCCGCGCCGTGCACAATCTCCCCAATCGAAGGCCCACACCGCCATGGCGGTGGTCGTCGTCGCGAACCTGACCGTTGGCGGCGCTCGCCGAACGGTTGGCCGTGCCAGAGCCCGTGGTGCCACCATCCCGCGTGGGCGCGTTCTCGAACGTGTCCGGACTCGCCAAGTGGCGTGACAGGGAGTCACACACTCGTCGCGCGTCCGTGACAGAGGTGGCTGGGGAAGTCCCGTGCGGGCAAGGCGTCCAGAGTGAGCGCAGCCCCACTCAGGCCCTGGCCTCGTGCTTGCTCAAGGGCCGCGTGTCACTCCTGAACCCAAAGGCACTCGGCCATGGCCACCCCACTCCGGAAGCACTTCTGGCTCGTCACGACGACATTCATCGCACTCGCCATGCTGCTCCTGGCGAGTACGACCAACCTGCTCGTGGAGTTCGCATTCACTCCACGCATTTCAAACATGCTGCGGGATGAGCAAGCATCGCCAGCCGAGGCTACCTCACGCCCCCGCGCGGCATTGGAAGGCAAGCGTCTGGCAAAGCTCACAGGACTGACCCTCGACAAATCGCCGGAGCAGACGCCGCCCTCGGGTGGCGGCACGGCCATGAACACATCCCTGCGGTTGAAGCTGCTCGGCACCCTGGTGGCGCATGACTCGCAGTGGTCGCTCGCCTCGGTCGAAGACCTCGACGCGAAGCGCATCCGCAGCGTGATGACCGGTGACGACCTGCAGGGCGCTCGCGTCGTCTCCATCGAGCGCGAGCGCATCACCTTCCTGATGGACGGCCAGGAGGAGTTCATCCGCGCCGACCGCCATGGAGGCGTCTCACACGCGCCCTTCCTGGCGAACGCCGCGCCCGCGCACACGGGCGTCCGCGCGGTGGGTGCGCATACCTATGAGGTGTCCCGCCGCGCTGTCGAAGACGCGCTTGCCAATATGGACGGCCTGCTCACCCAGGCCCGTGTGGTGCCAGCCTTCCGCGACGGCAAGCCCCAGGGCTTCAAGGTCTTCTCCATCAAGAAGGGCTCCCTCTACGAGCAGCTCGGCATCCAGTCTGGTGACGTGCTCCGGCGCATCAATGGCGTCTCGCTCGACGCGCCCGACAGAGCCCTGGAGGCCTTCATGCTGCTACGGGGCGCTTCGCACCTCGAGCTCGACATCGAGCGAGGAGGGAGCCCGGTCCGCAAGGTGTACGACGTGAGGTGATTGCCGTACGGCCCTTCAGCTCCGGGCCAGTGCCGCCGCGAGCCGGGGGAGCGCATCCCCTGCCCGCGCCTCCAGGTGCACGTCCGCGAGCTCCACGCCCCGGCACTCCCCCAGGTTGAGAATGGCGATGGGCATCCGGCGCTCGGACGCGCGCACCAGGAAGCGGTAGCCGGAGAAGATGGCCAGCGAAGAGCCCACCACCAGCAGCGCGTCGCCCTCCTCCAACAGGGCGAACGCCGACGCCACGGTGGGAACCGGCACGTTGTCGCCGAAGAAGACGACGTCCGGCTTGAGCGTTCCACCACACACCAGGCACGCAGGGACCTGGAAGGACGACAGCTGCTCGGAGGTCAGGTCCGCGTCACCGTCCGGACGCAGCTCCAGCACCTCGAGGGAGAAGCCAGGGTTGAGTGACAGCAGCCGCGCCTGCAACGCCTCGCGCGCCTCCTGCGCGCCGCACGCCAGGCACCGGACCTGGGCCAGCGCGCCATGCAGCTCAATCACCCGCGAGCTGCCAGCGGCATGGTGCAGCCCGTCCACGTTCTGGGTGATGAGGCCTCGGACGTGGCCCGCCTGCTCCAGCTCCGCCAGCGCCGCGTGCGCAGCGTTGGGCCGGGCCGAGGAGAAGCGCGGCCAGCCCATCAGGCTCCGCGCCCAGTAGCGCGCCCGGACCTCGGGGCGCGTGAGGAACTCGCGATGCTGAATGGGGTTGCGCGCCCGCGCCCGCGTCCCGGGCCCCCGATAGTCGGGGATGCCTGACTCGGTGCTGCACCCCGCCCCGGTGAGCACCACCGTGCTGCGGCGCGTGAGCAATGAGACCAGCGCCTCCATGCTCGGAGCGAGGCTGGGGACAGGCAGGGCATCGTGCGGGGCAGTCATCGCGGCCTACATATTAACCGCGCGTCCCTGGCCGCGCCGGACGTCCGCCGTCCCCTGGGACCTCCCGGACGCACATCTGCCCCCGCCCACTCAGGCAGGCACGCCTGCCAGCCTGGCCAGCGGGGTGCTCACGCGCCCCGGGCGGGAGACAGCCTGCGCAGGAACGGCGGCGCGACGAGAAAAATCAAGAGCAGCCGTCCCACCTGGACCGCCAGCACGACGGACAAAGTGGCACGCGTGCCCAGCGCGATGGCCAGCACGGAGTCGACGCCGCCCGGAGACGTCGCGAAGTAGGTGGTGAGCAGGTCCACGCCCGTGGCGGCGGACCAGCCCCACGCGAGCAGCAGACACCCCACCACCATCGCCACCGAGGCCGCCAGTGCGACGTGGGCGACGCGCTTCAGCTCCTGCACCGCCGAGGCATCGAACTGGCTGCCCACGCGCACGCCCAGCACCCACAAGGCCAACGGGAGGAGGCCCGGCGGCCACGCGCCTACCGGCAGGCCCAGCGCCGTGAGCGGGATGCCCAGCAACACGGGCCCCAGGAAGGCACCGGCCGGCAGCTTCAAGCGCAGTCCCAGGAAACTGCCCACGGCGGACACCGCCGCCGTCGTCAGCCATGCCCACAGCGGTGGCGGCGAGCCCGGCAGGTCCGCCGCGCGGGCCACCGCCACGTCCGGCGTGTCCCCCACCCACCGCCCCACCACCACGGCCACGAGAATCACGATGCACAGACGCATGAACTGGAAGAGCGTCA is drawn from Myxococcus xanthus and contains these coding sequences:
- the cobA gene encoding uroporphyrinogen-III C-methyltransferase, yielding MREQTRGRVFLVGAGPGDPELLTLRAARVLREADTVVHDRLVHPGVLEHARPHARLIYVGKEGGGDSVSQEEIHVILIAQALLGRRVVRLKGGDPFVFGRGGEEALALEEAGIPYEVVPGLTAGTAVPAAAAIPVTHRGVSGAVTFATAYRGGSAPAWDFLAKAQTLVLYMAGSRLEETVRALVGAGRSASTPAAVVEAGTWAHQRVVEAPLSHIAQAATRDAIGSPSLLIVGEVVSLRGRLPSLVAQGTSEHGHAPARVAEGGHE
- the cysD gene encoding sulfate adenylyltransferase subunit CysD; this translates as MSEHTFARASHLSELEAESIHILRETVAEFANPVMLYSIGKDSQVLLHLARKAFHPAPLPFPLLHVDTTWKFRDMYAFRDAFVARHGLRLIIHRNQRALAEGINPFDHGSQKYTHAMKTQALLEALAAHGFDAAFGGARRDEEKSRAKERVFSFRDRHGQWDPRRQRPELWNLFNGRVDAGESMRVFPLSNWTELDVWHYVLRERIPVVPLYFAAERPVIDRGGTLLMVDDERMRLRPGEKPEIRRVRFRTLGCYPLSGAIESSATTVETVIHEMVNARQSERQGRLIDHDEEGSMELKKREGYF
- a CDS encoding sulfate adenylyltransferase subunit 1 encodes the protein MDTGLQQLLDQHASRELLRLVVVGSVDDGKSTLIGRLLYECDGLFEDQISAVRKASAKRTAAAVSVPSEVLVQGLKAAAGADGEELDFSLFTDGLRAEREQGITIDVAYRYLSTARRKVIVADTPGHIQYTRNMATGASTADAAVILVDARLGVLPQTRRHAYIASLLGIPYLAVAVNKMDLTGFDRGAFERIGAELVDFAHALGFEGVRLFPISASRGDNITRPSARTPWHEGGSLLAWLESLPHQRRQDDAPFRFPVQYVLRPHQDYRGLAGQIASGTVRVGDEIQVHPSGRRTRVAGIDTFDGPLEEAASPASVTLRLADEVDASRGDVLAHVDQPPLSLHQLDAMLVWFGEQPLDCSRRYLVKQASRTAPAHIERVLWRKELADLSEQPAESLSLNDIGRVRVVCRRPLLTDPYRDNRRTGAFIVIDALTHDTVAAGMVLGPAEESTKSDVASSLVTQPERRGRLGQPGAIVLLPATPDAGSRAFQLERRLFDLGWHVTTTPGDVEVALALAAAGLVALVHTDTPQTRRVLRAEARDAGAAWLELEATEDLQQHLDRIISLREAAR
- a CDS encoding assimilatory sulfite reductase (NADPH) flavoprotein subunit, which encodes MSASPATHAPPFINALLGENKSALLLKLVEEMDASALHWLSGYTAGLAVRAPQTTVVPVTPVPVAAPAGHFTIIYGTQTGNSRLLAERLKHQVESAGLATRLFRASDYPVRELAKEKLLCVVISTQGDGDPPDDARGFSEFILGKRAPRMEGLRYAVLGLGDSSYPRFCEVGRRLDARFAELGASRLLERADCDVDFEPVAKGWLDQAYTLAREALTPQATVTATVVPLREPHATPAFTKEAPYTAEVLLNQRITARGALKDVRHLELSLAGSGLEYAPGDALGVWPHNPPELVASFLSELRLDGEAAVTREGRTLPLARWLSDELEITRLNRPFLERQATLSGSAALHEVLEPGRTEAFRALLAGHQVIDVLRAHKATWDATELVQSLRRLTPRLYSIASSPKRVGEEAHLTVAVVDYTVFDLRHFGAASYHLATRTAGTDTVRIFIEPNERFRLPQDGDKDVLMIGPGTGVAPFRAFVQERAETGAKGRNWLFFGEQHFRTQFLYQTEWQEALKKQTLHRLSLAFSRDRAQKVYVQHRLRESGRDVYEWLEGGAHLYVCGDAQRMAPDVHEALVDVVSTHGGKSREDAHAWLESLREQRRYLRDVY
- the cysI gene encoding assimilatory sulfite reductase (NADPH) hemoprotein subunit, which translates into the protein MSHQPKPLSEVEHIKTQSRLLRGSLAESLEDPVTGGLATPDTNLIKFHGSYQQDDRDVREERRQQKLEPDYSFMLRTRLPGGVCTPAQWLVMDALAREHANHTLRITTRQAFQLHGVIKDDLRPTIARINEAMMDTLAACGDVNRNVLCNPNPVDSRVHETVYQWAVRISEHLLPKTRAYYEVWLGKEKVAGGEDEPIYGATYLPRKFKAAVAVPPLNDVDVFAQDLGFIAIIEGDALVGFNVSVGGGMGATHGDAATYPRLADVVGFIPPEQTLAVAEEVVKIHRDFGDRTNRKHARLKYVLEERGVPWFTAELEKRLGFPLQPARPFAFEHNGDRFGWTEGHDGRWHLTLHLDSGRVADRPGAPHLTGLREIARIHTGDFRLTANQNLVIAGVTPEARDAIGALVTAHALDSFRSASPVRRNALACVALPTCGLAMAEAERYLPTFVGRLEDRLRAHGLQDANLLLRITGCPNGCARPYLAEVGLVGKAPGRYNLHLGGDARGQRLSHLYRENIDEDAILAALEPLFEGYARERQPGEGFGDFVVRAGHVPSPAVQPRPS
- a CDS encoding class I SAM-dependent methyltransferase, whose translation is MSSPTESAVHPRRFHAESLVHIHRHLLASLRAGPVTIEVPDPDLGRGCYPGERVGPSGALLHRPLRSWCDLAEGLACRLLTPRAVDATHIALTFERLGPEATWHAGGQADEAVSLQERYGAASAFARLRKLEDAGFLLPWLEALGRIRLPESGRVLDLGVNRGDELAAFSWLEEAPDVRFVGVDHSASAIEEARARFPDARHRFVVADLNALPEDLGRFHLVVSVGTLQSPGVDDHALLRRLVQEHLEPRSALLLGFPNSRFRDGEVVYGARVRNLREPDLSLLVKDLSFYRRYLHQHGFRTFLGGKYDLLLTAVRGASD
- the gspC gene encoding type II secretion system protein GspC; its protein translation is MATPLRKHFWLVTTTFIALAMLLLASTTNLLVEFAFTPRISNMLRDEQASPAEATSRPRAALEGKRLAKLTGLTLDKSPEQTPPSGGGTAMNTSLRLKLLGTLVAHDSQWSLASVEDLDAKRIRSVMTGDDLQGARVVSIERERITFLMDGQEEFIRADRHGGVSHAPFLANAAPAHTGVRAVGAHTYEVSRRAVEDALANMDGLLTQARVVPAFRDGKPQGFKVFSIKKGSLYEQLGIQSGDVLRRINGVSLDAPDRALEAFMLLRGASHLELDIERGGSPVRKVYDVR
- a CDS encoding NAD-dependent protein deacetylase, yielding MTAPHDALPVPSLAPSMEALVSLLTRRSTVVLTGAGCSTESGIPDYRGPGTRARARNPIQHREFLTRPEVRARYWARSLMGWPRFSSARPNAAHAALAELEQAGHVRGLITQNVDGLHHAAGSSRVIELHGALAQVRCLACGAQEAREALQARLLSLNPGFSLEVLELRPDGDADLTSEQLSSFQVPACLVCGGTLKPDVVFFGDNVPVPTVASAFALLEEGDALLVVGSSLAIFSGYRFLVRASERRMPIAILNLGECRGVELADVHLEARAGDALPRLAAALARS
- a CDS encoding AbrB family transcriptional regulator, with the translated sequence MTNDSAPGRRLRRVVAVSVATLLAAGLAELAHLPAGALLGAMVVSIAASLTLSVHVPVSRRGLLVAHSVLGGALCSSFSPEAWSALADSWTVSLGAVVGVVAVAQGVAWVCAKLGYLDSRTATLGLMPGGASAMVALSDELGADARLVTLFQFMRLCIVILVAVVVGRWVGDTPDVAVARAADLPGSPPPLWAWLTTAAVSAVGSFLGLRLKLPAGAFLGPVLLGIPLTALGLPVGAWPPGLLPLALWVLGVRVGSQFDASAVQELKRVAHVALAASVAMVVGCLLLAWGWSAATGVDLLTTYFATSPGGVDSVLAIALGTRATLSVVLAVQVGRLLLIFLVAPPFLRRLSPARGA